The following proteins are co-located in the Pedobacter sp. FW305-3-2-15-E-R2A2 genome:
- a CDS encoding RagB/SusD family nutrient uptake outer membrane protein, with protein MKKIFYLNFIGMLILLSSSCQKMLDIKPVNSMMPVTIADYESVLLGGYPKQDFYFKTELMTDNAFVNLQTSSTLDRANEPWFVWASTHQLEGVADDPYWGQLYKSVYYANTVLDEFSKRSPSASEKVLFETVKGEAYALRAFSYFYLLNLYADVYAPETLSEPGVPMPLTAVDIHQNTQNNVRVSIEKVWNQIQMDIDQASALLMGKPLKSKFRFNYNSLQLFKARVNLFMGDYEGAIAASTIVMNTRSLFNMNETQAHIDGKDRESEAFMSNYGMIDSDYKNEVLFFMAGKANNNIFYHGMAACKPSVELLDLCRRNGVKDYRRYIFDSFADLTTADGIQTGPTIYNMFAKQENGSYHIGLKVSEAYVMRAEAYAKLGRLEPAITDLNNLLVNRIKKEEFVPLKLADFSDQNQLLKRIYEERRIEMAFEGGLRWFDLRRLGKPSITHTYKNGQVYTLKEKDPRYVLQIPLSEQINSPEMPLNKR; from the coding sequence ATGAAAAAGATATTTTATTTGAATTTTATAGGTATGCTGATCCTGTTGTCTTCCAGCTGCCAGAAAATGCTCGACATCAAGCCGGTCAACAGCATGATGCCGGTAACGATTGCCGACTATGAATCTGTATTACTTGGAGGATATCCGAAACAGGATTTCTATTTTAAAACAGAACTCATGACGGATAATGCTTTTGTCAACCTGCAAACAAGTTCTACGCTGGACCGTGCTAATGAACCCTGGTTTGTCTGGGCATCAACTCATCAGCTGGAAGGAGTGGCTGATGATCCCTATTGGGGACAGTTGTACAAATCCGTGTACTATGCAAATACGGTGTTGGATGAATTTTCCAAACGCAGTCCTTCTGCTTCGGAAAAGGTGCTTTTTGAAACAGTAAAAGGAGAAGCATATGCATTGAGGGCATTCAGTTATTTCTATCTTCTGAATTTATATGCGGATGTTTATGCGCCGGAAACACTGTCGGAGCCTGGGGTACCTATGCCGTTAACAGCTGTAGACATTCATCAAAATACACAGAACAATGTCAGGGTATCCATTGAGAAAGTATGGAACCAGATACAGATGGATATCGATCAGGCTTCGGCACTGCTGATGGGAAAACCACTGAAAAGTAAATTCCGGTTCAATTACAATTCTCTTCAGTTGTTTAAGGCGAGGGTAAATCTTTTCATGGGAGATTACGAAGGTGCCATCGCAGCATCAACTATTGTGATGAATACCAGGAGTTTGTTTAATATGAATGAGACTCAGGCACATATTGATGGGAAGGATAGGGAAAGTGAAGCCTTTATGAGCAATTACGGAATGATTGATTCTGATTACAAGAACGAGGTTTTGTTCTTTATGGCCGGAAAAGCAAATAACAATATCTTTTACCATGGGATGGCCGCGTGCAAGCCATCGGTTGAACTACTGGATCTATGTCGCCGGAACGGTGTTAAGGATTACAGAAGGTACATTTTCGATTCTTTTGCTGACCTGACTACTGCGGATGGCATTCAGACCGGCCCTACCATTTATAACATGTTTGCCAAGCAGGAAAATGGCAGTTATCATATTGGACTTAAGGTGAGTGAGGCCTATGTAATGCGTGCTGAAGCGTATGCAAAATTGGGCCGTTTGGAACCGGCGATTACAGATTTGAATAACCTGCTGGTCAACAGGATTAAGAAAGAGGAATTTGTACCATTGAAATTGGCCGACTTCTCGGATCAGAATCAGCTTCTGAAGCGCATTTATGAAGAACGTCGGATTGAAATGGCATTTGAAGGAGGGTTGCGTTGGTTTGACCTGAGGAGATTGGGTAAGCCTTCCATAACGCATACCTATAAAAACGGACAGGTATATACTTTAAAAGAGAAAGATCCACGCTATGTCCTTCAGATCCCTTTGTCCGAACAAATCAATAGCCCGGAAATGCCATTAAACAAGAGATAA
- a CDS encoding SusC/RagA family TonB-linked outer membrane protein, producing the protein MKLTILLMTTIFFQIAAKSVAQNITISEQNASLDKIFKELRIQSGYNFVYTAQTLEGVKKVNVKLRNVSLKEALEVCFEDQPITYVIQQNTVVVQRKPQVQKPLYIEVKGKVTDENGLPLPGISVRLKNSKLGVATDQSGAFAISVPNGDAVLLFSCVGYISKEEPLKGRNQLLIKLKADMSDLSEVVVSGYQKIERRRLTSSITTVDMNVLKTINQPNIDKLLQGQVPGLTIVSTSGAPGAIPQIRIRGTSTISGNVQPLWVVDGIILDDPLNVSVDDIMNNRNLIASGIGGINVDDIESINVLKDAAATAIYGTKAANGVIVITSKKGVSGKTRISYSSHLSVNMRPQMSDAYMMNSKERTNVNLEMISRGILNTSTTKPGEYGTVSDFERYFIDVHDRKLTWAQFDDKVKQLETVNTDWFKHLFRNAFTHKHSLNFSGGTEQTTFYLSGSMMDDQATAKKVGQKTYTGSVKVYTKLRDNIRIGGMLDINARENNSFFATDSRENPYEWAIYSTPAQNVFDENGGYNHLYYNSLKYNFLENREQGWRTSKNFGMRGTVDLEWRLIPDLIFTSLFSFSKQNTVDEDVATEDSYFVRARKRDMFKTVDYIGVPIWFDGGFRQDRSNNNNSLTFRNQLSFMPVIGQDHRFDVMAGQEIRTSKYKEVSTDIYGYVHNRGHQQVPQFELMETMGIPYWTENLNETAAVSYFGVAGYTYKNRYTMSLNARTDGSNRFGIKTNKLFQPLWALGLNYQMKEENFLKDQDWLTYLTLKGSYGSQGNVASQAYSDLVARIGTTDVINKEGYLVISAPKNPNLKWEMNYTTNLALEFGLWKRRLSGTIEYYHKRGTDLLGTKQVSQVSGFNSIQVNWASMRNKGFELSLNSINIDGKDFRWSTNVNLGYNENKVLEVYSVPTVGSLTSAQRTNFAASAVVGKPINGLWSYRYAGLNADGRASFYTTKEGEKVLYGMNKVDGLTYSGTTMPMIQGGLTNTFSYKKFTLSALLIGNFGNVIRLRNLSQGYALGFPDATQNMSKEWAQRWRQPGDELHTNVPKLESDPWDLAVTGTSPYNGNMYDNSDLRTVKGDFVRLQNLSLSYDLFTPALRAKGIQNIRLMLQGNNLHVWKNKALKGQDPESTGSLMNYNDTRTANVSFGNTFLPLPRSYSVSLSVQF; encoded by the coding sequence ATGAAGTTAACCATCCTTCTAATGACGACCATTTTCTTCCAGATCGCCGCAAAAAGTGTTGCCCAGAACATTACCATCTCTGAGCAAAACGCTTCTCTGGATAAAATTTTTAAAGAACTGCGGATCCAAAGTGGCTACAACTTTGTGTATACCGCTCAAACGCTGGAAGGCGTAAAAAAAGTAAATGTTAAACTCAGGAATGTATCCTTAAAAGAGGCATTGGAGGTCTGTTTTGAGGATCAGCCCATCACTTATGTCATCCAGCAAAATACGGTCGTCGTGCAGCGGAAACCACAGGTTCAAAAGCCATTGTATATCGAAGTAAAGGGAAAGGTGACCGATGAGAATGGCCTTCCTTTACCCGGAATCAGTGTTCGCCTCAAAAACAGTAAGCTAGGGGTAGCCACAGATCAGTCCGGCGCTTTTGCCATCAGTGTTCCAAACGGAGATGCTGTGCTGCTGTTTTCATGTGTCGGTTACATCAGCAAAGAAGAACCTTTGAAAGGCAGAAATCAGCTTCTGATTAAGCTTAAAGCCGATATGTCGGACCTTTCCGAAGTTGTGGTGAGCGGGTATCAGAAAATCGAAAGACGCAGATTGACCTCTTCCATTACGACCGTGGATATGAATGTATTGAAAACCATCAATCAGCCTAATATCGATAAACTGTTACAGGGGCAGGTTCCCGGATTAACGATTGTCAGCACTTCCGGAGCACCGGGAGCCATCCCTCAGATCAGAATTCGGGGGACTTCTACCATCAGTGGGAATGTTCAGCCACTTTGGGTGGTCGATGGAATTATCCTGGACGATCCATTGAATGTATCTGTAGATGACATTATGAACAACAGAAACCTGATTGCTTCAGGAATCGGGGGGATCAATGTGGACGATATCGAGTCGATCAATGTGTTAAAAGATGCCGCAGCAACCGCCATTTACGGAACAAAAGCTGCAAACGGCGTAATTGTCATCACCTCTAAAAAAGGAGTTTCCGGGAAGACCAGGATTAGTTATTCCAGTCATCTTTCTGTGAACATGCGCCCTCAGATGTCTGATGCCTATATGATGAACTCAAAAGAACGGACAAATGTAAACCTGGAAATGATTTCCAGGGGGATCCTGAACACGAGTACGACCAAACCAGGCGAGTATGGAACGGTATCTGATTTTGAACGCTATTTTATAGATGTACATGATAGGAAGCTGACCTGGGCGCAATTTGATGATAAAGTAAAACAGCTGGAAACCGTAAATACAGATTGGTTTAAACATTTATTCAGGAATGCTTTTACCCATAAACACAGTCTGAACTTTTCCGGGGGAACAGAACAAACCACTTTTTATTTGTCGGGCAGCATGATGGATGATCAGGCTACCGCAAAAAAAGTCGGACAGAAAACTTATACCGGATCGGTTAAAGTCTATACGAAACTAAGGGACAACATCCGGATCGGGGGAATGCTGGACATTAATGCAAGAGAAAACAATAGTTTCTTTGCCACCGATTCCCGTGAAAACCCTTACGAATGGGCAATATATAGCACTCCGGCACAAAATGTATTTGATGAAAATGGAGGATATAACCATTTGTACTACAACAGTCTTAAATACAACTTTCTGGAAAACAGGGAGCAAGGCTGGAGAACTTCCAAAAACTTTGGGATGCGGGGGACGGTAGATCTCGAATGGAGATTAATCCCGGATCTGATTTTTACCAGTTTATTCTCTTTTTCAAAGCAAAACACCGTAGATGAGGATGTTGCTACCGAGGATAGCTATTTTGTCCGTGCGCGAAAAAGAGACATGTTTAAAACCGTCGATTATATTGGCGTTCCAATATGGTTTGACGGAGGTTTCAGGCAGGACAGGTCAAATAACAACAACTCCCTGACTTTTAGAAATCAGCTTTCCTTTATGCCTGTCATAGGGCAAGACCATCGCTTTGATGTGATGGCTGGTCAGGAGATCAGAACTTCTAAATATAAAGAGGTAAGTACAGATATCTATGGATATGTACACAACCGGGGTCATCAGCAGGTTCCTCAATTTGAGCTCATGGAGACCATGGGAATTCCATATTGGACCGAGAACCTGAACGAGACCGCTGCGGTATCCTATTTTGGGGTAGCAGGCTATACCTATAAAAACCGGTATACGATGAGCTTGAATGCCCGTACGGACGGATCAAACCGTTTTGGGATAAAGACAAATAAGCTTTTTCAGCCATTGTGGGCATTGGGATTAAACTACCAGATGAAAGAAGAGAATTTCCTAAAGGATCAGGATTGGCTCACCTATCTGACCTTAAAAGGCTCTTATGGTAGTCAGGGGAATGTGGCCTCACAGGCTTATTCTGATTTGGTAGCGAGGATAGGGACTACGGATGTGATCAATAAAGAAGGCTACCTCGTGATTTCTGCGCCTAAAAATCCAAACCTGAAATGGGAGATGAACTACACCACGAACCTGGCCCTGGAGTTTGGTTTATGGAAGCGCAGATTGAGTGGTACCATCGAATATTACCACAAAAGGGGGACTGATCTTTTAGGAACCAAGCAGGTATCACAGGTTTCCGGATTCAACTCTATCCAGGTGAATTGGGCGTCGATGAGGAATAAGGGCTTTGAGCTGTCTTTAAATTCCATTAATATCGATGGAAAAGATTTCCGATGGTCTACCAATGTGAACCTGGGCTACAATGAAAACAAAGTACTGGAAGTATATTCTGTACCTACAGTAGGCAGCCTGACCAGTGCACAACGAACCAATTTTGCGGCTTCAGCAGTGGTGGGGAAACCCATAAACGGGCTTTGGTCTTATCGTTATGCTGGCCTTAATGCCGATGGAAGGGCATCATTCTATACCACTAAAGAAGGAGAAAAGGTTTTATATGGAATGAACAAGGTTGATGGGCTGACCTATTCCGGGACCACCATGCCGATGATCCAGGGAGGTTTAACCAATACTTTTTCCTATAAGAAATTTACCCTTTCTGCCTTATTGATTGGGAATTTCGGGAATGTTATCCGTTTGCGTAACCTTTCTCAGGGATATGCATTGGGCTTTCCTGATGCGACGCAGAACATGTCAAAAGAATGGGCGCAAAGGTGGAGACAACCGGGGGATGAATTGCATACCAATGTTCCAAAGCTCGAGTCGGATCCATGGGACCTTGCCGTAACCGGAACAAGCCCTTATAATGGAAATATGTATGACAATAGTGACTTGAGGACTGTTAAAGGTGATTTCGTCCGTTTACAAAACCTCTCGCTGAGTTATGACCTTTTTACACCCGCACTCCGGGCGAAGGGGATTCAGAACATCCGTTTGATGCTTCAGGGAAATAACCTTCATGTATGGAAAAATAAGGCGCTAAAAGGGCAGGACCCTGAATCTACCGGCTCGTTGATGAACTATAATGATACCCGAACCGCAAATGTTTCCTTTGGAAATACCTTCCTGCCATTGCCCCGTTCTTACTCTGTTTCTTTATCTGTACAGTTTTAA
- a CDS encoding FecR domain-containing protein produces MKEQVKQLLGKFEKETLSAAERRQLLELTGMEAEAVLEGISDMLLEEEESSSKMTEDLVWSGMLTKIVGIDKPAVITRKPILVRFRWLAAAVVLLTLSVGLYFYRQVVPEPAKVFPEHVRADIAPGGNKAILILADGSEISLTDAENGALARQGGMTIRKTAEGQVIYDAGAASGSENEVSNGQPKYNTIATPRGGQYQVNLPDGTKVWLNAASALTFPQSFRKLKERHVVLNGEAYFEVAKNKHQPFKVMTKVRPDQEGREQVIEVLGTHFNVNAYQDEESIVTTLLEGSIRLNNKLTLKPNQQSIFAYDHFHVIPADTEEAVAWKNGYFMFANEDLRSIMRKISRWYNVEIVYQGKTTDNTFIGTVSRFKEVSEVLNILELTKTVHFKIEGRKITVMP; encoded by the coding sequence ATGAAGGAACAGGTAAAACAGCTATTGGGAAAATTTGAAAAAGAAACACTCAGCGCAGCCGAAAGGCGGCAGTTGCTGGAATTGACTGGGATGGAAGCGGAAGCTGTTTTGGAAGGAATTTCGGACATGCTGCTGGAGGAGGAAGAATCTTCCTCGAAAATGACGGAGGATTTGGTTTGGTCCGGGATGCTGACAAAAATTGTTGGAATTGATAAGCCTGCGGTCATCACAAGAAAGCCGATTCTTGTGCGGTTCCGATGGCTTGCTGCTGCGGTGGTATTGTTAACGCTCTCTGTAGGCCTGTATTTTTACAGACAGGTTGTTCCGGAACCGGCAAAGGTTTTTCCCGAACACGTTAGGGCAGACATCGCTCCCGGAGGGAATAAAGCCATCCTGATCCTTGCCGACGGATCAGAGATCTCATTGACCGATGCCGAAAATGGTGCCCTTGCCAGGCAGGGGGGGATGACCATCCGAAAGACTGCCGAGGGGCAGGTGATTTATGATGCCGGCGCTGCCAGCGGATCGGAAAATGAAGTTTCGAACGGGCAGCCAAAATACAATACGATAGCTACCCCACGTGGCGGACAATATCAGGTCAATTTGCCTGATGGAACGAAGGTTTGGCTCAATGCTGCTTCCGCTCTGACCTTTCCGCAGTCTTTCCGTAAACTCAAAGAGCGCCATGTTGTACTCAATGGGGAAGCCTATTTTGAAGTCGCAAAGAACAAGCATCAGCCATTTAAGGTCATGACTAAAGTCCGCCCGGACCAGGAAGGCAGGGAACAAGTCATAGAGGTATTGGGTACACATTTTAACGTCAACGCTTATCAGGATGAAGAAAGCATCGTAACGACTTTACTGGAGGGAAGCATCCGGCTGAACAACAAGCTAACCCTAAAACCGAATCAGCAATCCATCTTTGCCTATGACCATTTTCATGTGATTCCGGCTGATACAGAAGAAGCAGTAGCCTGGAAAAATGGCTATTTCATGTTTGCAAACGAGGATCTCCGCAGCATCATGAGGAAGATTTCCAGGTGGTATAATGTAGAGATCGTTTATCAGGGAAAAACAACAGATAATACTTTTATAGGGACGGTATCACGATTTAAAGAGGTATCTGAAGTATTGAATATTTTAGAATTAACAAAAACGGTACACTTTAAAATCGAAGGGAGGAAAATTACAGTTATGCCATAA
- a CDS encoding RNA polymerase sigma-70 factor, which translates to MLNYQAISDNELAGLLKSGDRKAYTEIYNRYIWLLHIHAYKWMQDREEAKDIVHELFASLWTKRESLSFPENLSAYLYTAVRNRVFNAISHRKIASQYLSSLQAFIDEGICVTDHLVREKQMTVLIEKEISALPPKMKEVFELSRKSQLSHKEIAEQLDLSEQTVRKHVQHALKILRIKLGLMVFLFLISHY; encoded by the coding sequence ATGCTTAATTATCAGGCGATATCGGACAACGAACTGGCCGGATTATTAAAGTCGGGGGATAGAAAAGCCTACACAGAAATTTACAACAGGTATATATGGCTGTTGCACATCCATGCGTATAAGTGGATGCAGGATCGTGAGGAGGCGAAGGACATTGTTCATGAGCTTTTTGCCAGCTTGTGGACCAAACGTGAAAGTTTGTCTTTCCCTGAAAATCTCTCTGCTTACCTGTATACTGCAGTTCGAAACCGCGTCTTCAATGCGATTTCCCATCGGAAGATCGCTTCCCAATACCTGAGTTCTCTGCAAGCTTTTATCGATGAAGGGATATGTGTGACGGACCATTTGGTCAGGGAAAAACAAATGACGGTTTTGATAGAAAAGGAAATCTCTGCTTTACCTCCTAAGATGAAGGAAGTTTTTGAGCTCAGCAGAAAATCCCAGTTGAGTCATAAGGAAATTGCAGAACAGCTGGATCTTTCTGAGCAAACGGTAAGGAAACACGTGCAGCATGCCTTGAAAATACTGAGAATTAAGCTGGGCTTGATGGTATTCCTGTTTTTAATTTCTCATTATTGA
- a CDS encoding TlpA disulfide reductase family protein: MKKLVLTLICAVPVLANAQNAAFNLKGAVAKAAAGSKAYLSYRQDGAMVKDSAILKNGTFNFKGQVAGPTSAKITLNHQGTNAASKNPDILSFYLDKGEIALKAKDSVKNALITGSPINAEHVVYLKAVAAPEKVINGLNAEWAAASNEQKQKEEFVKSLQSRHKPAADEKLKIQEGFIAQHPDSYFSLVALKESSEYDMEVAKVEPKFLALSKRLRESKAGLDFAKQIEIAKSTAIGAVAPDFTQNDVNDKPVKLSEFRGKYVLLDFWASWCGPCRAENPNVVAAYNKYKEKNFTVLGVSLDQPGKKDNWLNAIKTDGLTWTQLSDLQGWNNAASKLYGVKGIPQNYLIDPAGKIVAANLRGEELHKKLEELMK, translated from the coding sequence ATGAAAAAGTTAGTTTTAACACTAATATGTGCCGTTCCTGTATTGGCCAATGCGCAAAATGCAGCATTTAATTTAAAAGGAGCAGTAGCAAAGGCCGCTGCTGGCTCAAAAGCTTACCTGAGCTATCGTCAGGATGGGGCAATGGTTAAAGATTCCGCTATCCTTAAAAACGGAACTTTTAACTTCAAAGGACAAGTCGCCGGACCGACCTCTGCTAAAATTACGCTTAATCATCAGGGAACAAATGCGGCTTCAAAAAATCCGGATATCCTTTCCTTTTACCTGGATAAAGGGGAGATTGCTTTAAAAGCCAAAGATTCTGTAAAAAATGCGCTGATCACGGGATCTCCGATCAATGCGGAGCATGTGGTATATCTGAAAGCAGTTGCAGCTCCTGAAAAGGTCATTAACGGACTGAATGCGGAATGGGCGGCGGCGAGTAATGAACAAAAGCAAAAAGAAGAATTTGTAAAGAGCTTACAAAGCAGACATAAGCCAGCGGCGGATGAAAAGTTGAAAATTCAGGAAGGCTTTATCGCGCAGCATCCTGATTCTTATTTTAGTCTGGTGGCTTTAAAGGAATCTTCGGAGTACGATATGGAGGTGGCTAAAGTAGAGCCTAAATTTTTGGCGCTGAGCAAACGTCTGAGAGAAAGTAAGGCCGGGTTAGATTTTGCTAAACAGATAGAGATTGCCAAGTCTACCGCAATTGGTGCTGTTGCGCCTGATTTCACGCAGAATGATGTGAATGATAAGCCGGTTAAGCTTTCTGAGTTTCGTGGAAAGTATGTGTTGCTGGATTTCTGGGCTTCCTGGTGCGGACCTTGTCGCGCGGAAAATCCAAATGTAGTGGCTGCCTATAACAAGTATAAAGAGAAGAACTTTACGGTTCTTGGTGTTTCCCTGGATCAGCCGGGTAAGAAAGACAACTGGTTAAATGCGATTAAAACAGATGGCCTGACCTGGACTCAACTGAGTGATCTTCAGGGCTGGAACAATGCGGCGTCAAAGCTATATGGTGTAAAAGGAATTCCACAGAATTACCTGATTGACCCTGCGGGGAAAATTGTTGCGGCCAACCTTAGAGGAGAGGAACTGCATAAAAAGCTGGAAGAGCTGATGAAATAA